The following coding sequences lie in one Streptomyces sp. NBC_00510 genomic window:
- the trpB gene encoding tryptophan synthase subunit beta, with amino-acid sequence MSEDFFIPDPEGRVPSAEGYFGRFGGKFIPEALVAAVDEVAVEYDKAKSDPAFAAELNDLLVHYTGRPSPLTEVPRFAEHAGGARVFLKREDLNHTGSHKINNVLGQALLTKRMGKTRVIAETGAGQHGVATATACALFGLECTIYMGEVDTERQALNVARMRILGAEVIPVKSGSRTLKDAINEAFRDWVANVDRTHYLFGTVAGPHPFPAMVRDFHRVIGVEARRQILERAGRLPDVVAACVGGGSNAIGLFHAFIPDESVRLVGLEAAGHGVESGEHAATLTVGEPGILHGSRSYVLQDDEGQITEPYSISAGLDYPGIGPEHAYLKETGRAEYRPVTDDEAMQALRLLSRTEGIIPAIESAHALAGALGVGRELGEEGLVLVNLSGRGDKDMDTAARYFGLYDEAEGAQR; translated from the coding sequence ATGTCCGAAGACTTCTTCATCCCCGACCCCGAGGGCCGGGTGCCCAGTGCCGAGGGCTACTTCGGCCGGTTCGGCGGCAAGTTCATCCCGGAGGCGCTGGTCGCCGCCGTGGACGAGGTCGCCGTGGAGTACGACAAGGCGAAGTCCGATCCGGCCTTCGCCGCGGAACTGAACGACCTGCTGGTGCACTACACCGGCCGCCCGAGCCCGCTCACCGAGGTGCCGCGGTTCGCGGAGCACGCCGGCGGGGCGCGGGTCTTCCTCAAGCGGGAGGACCTCAACCACACCGGCTCGCACAAGATCAACAACGTGCTGGGCCAGGCGCTGCTCACCAAGCGCATGGGCAAGACCCGGGTCATCGCCGAGACCGGCGCCGGCCAGCACGGCGTGGCCACGGCCACCGCCTGCGCCCTGTTCGGCCTGGAGTGCACCATCTACATGGGCGAGGTCGACACCGAGCGCCAGGCGCTCAACGTCGCCCGCATGCGCATCCTGGGCGCCGAGGTCATCCCCGTGAAGTCGGGCAGCCGCACGCTGAAGGACGCGATCAACGAGGCGTTCCGCGACTGGGTCGCCAACGTGGACCGCACCCACTACCTCTTCGGCACGGTCGCGGGCCCGCACCCCTTCCCGGCGATGGTGCGCGACTTCCACCGCGTCATCGGCGTCGAGGCCCGCCGCCAGATCCTGGAGCGCGCGGGCCGGCTGCCGGACGTGGTCGCCGCCTGCGTGGGCGGCGGGTCCAACGCGATCGGCCTGTTCCACGCCTTCATCCCGGACGAGTCCGTGCGCCTGGTGGGCCTGGAGGCGGCCGGCCACGGCGTGGAATCCGGCGAGCACGCGGCGACGCTCACCGTCGGCGAGCCGGGCATCCTGCACGGCTCCCGCTCCTACGTCCTGCAGGACGACGAGGGCCAGATCACCGAGCCCTACTCGATCTCGGCCGGCCTGGACTACCCCGGCATCGGCCCCGAGCACGCCTACCTCAAGGAGACCGGCCGCGCCGAGTACCGCCCGGTCACCGACGACGAGGCGATGCAGGCGCTGCGCCTGCTGTCCCGCACCGAGGGCATCATCCCGGCCATCGAGAGCGCCCACGCCCTCGCCGGCGCGCTGGGGGTCGGCCGGGAGCTGGGCGAGGAGGGCCTGGTCCTGGTCAACCTCTCCGGCCGCGGCGACAAGGACATGGACACGGCCGCCCGCTACTTCGGGCTGTACGACGAGGCTGAAGGAGCACAGCGGTGA
- the lgt gene encoding prolipoprotein diacylglyceryl transferase, with protein sequence MELIAFIPSPSRGVIHFGPIPLRGYAFCIIIGVFVAVWLGGRRWVARGGLKTTVADIAVWAVPFGLVGGRLYHVITSYELYFGEGKDWINAFKIWEGGLGIWGAIALGALGAWIGCRRRGISLPAYADAVAPGIAFAQAIGRWGNWFNQELYGRATDLPWALKIDSAHRPADSLDVATYHPTFLYESLWCVGVALLVIWADRRFRLGHGRAFALYVAAYTVGRFWIEYLRVDDAHHVLGLRLNDWTSILVFVAAVVYIVVSARLRPGREEVVEPAAVAAAEAPAEGTDPEAKAKDAEDAKGEQATDADAEKTEADEAEPGPDRDEEDGAVPVDAEAKPAKNL encoded by the coding sequence ATGGAACTCATCGCCTTCATCCCCAGCCCGTCGCGCGGGGTCATCCACTTCGGCCCCATCCCTCTGCGCGGCTATGCCTTCTGCATCATCATCGGTGTCTTCGTGGCCGTGTGGCTCGGCGGCAGGCGATGGGTCGCCCGCGGCGGACTGAAGACCACGGTCGCCGACATCGCCGTCTGGGCGGTGCCCTTCGGCCTGGTCGGCGGCCGCCTCTACCACGTGATCACCAGTTACGAGCTCTACTTCGGTGAGGGCAAGGACTGGATCAACGCGTTCAAGATCTGGGAGGGCGGCCTCGGCATCTGGGGCGCCATCGCCCTGGGCGCTCTCGGCGCCTGGATCGGCTGCCGGCGCCGCGGTATCTCGCTGCCCGCGTACGCCGACGCCGTGGCCCCGGGCATCGCCTTCGCCCAGGCCATCGGCCGCTGGGGCAACTGGTTCAACCAGGAGCTGTACGGGCGCGCCACCGATCTGCCCTGGGCGCTGAAGATCGACAGCGCCCACCGGCCGGCGGACAGCCTGGACGTCGCGACGTACCACCCGACCTTCCTCTACGAGTCGCTGTGGTGCGTGGGCGTGGCCCTGCTGGTTATCTGGGCCGACCGGCGCTTCCGGCTCGGCCACGGCCGCGCCTTCGCGCTCTACGTCGCGGCGTACACCGTCGGGCGCTTCTGGATCGAGTACCTGCGCGTCGACGACGCCCACCACGTCCTCGGCCTGCGTCTCAACGACTGGACGTCGATCCTGGTCTTCGTCGCCGCCGTGGTCTACATCGTGGTCTCGGCGAGGCTGCGGCCGGGCCGTGAGGAGGTCGTCGAGCCGGCGGCCGTCGCCGCGGCCGAGGCCCCCGCGGAGGGGACGGACCCCGAGGCGAAGGCCAAGGACGCCGAGGACGCCAAGGGCGAGCAGGCGACTGACGCGGACGCCGAGAAGACCGAAGCCGACGAGGCGGAGCCCGGCCCGGACCGGGACGAGGAGGACGGCGCCGTCCCCGTCGACGCCGAGGCCAAGCCCGCCAAGAACCTCTGA
- a CDS encoding VIT1/CCC1 transporter family protein, whose translation MPSAVEDERVAPYHVAHHTHRDVSGGWLRPAVFGAMDGLVSNLALMTGVAGGNVAPSTIVITGLAGLAAGAFSMAAGEYTSVASQRELVQAELDVERLELRRNPKDELRELAALYVARGVEPELAEEVARQMSRDPEQALEIHAREELGVDPTDLPSPLVAAGSSFLSFGVGALLPVLPYLIGATVVWPAVIVALFGLFLCGAAVARVTARSWWFSGLRQLVLGGAAAGVTFVLGALFGTAVG comes from the coding sequence ATGCCGTCAGCCGTGGAGGACGAGCGGGTCGCGCCGTACCACGTGGCGCACCACACCCACCGGGACGTCAGCGGCGGCTGGCTGCGTCCGGCCGTGTTCGGGGCGATGGACGGTCTGGTGTCGAACCTCGCGCTCATGACCGGCGTCGCCGGCGGCAACGTCGCCCCCTCGACCATCGTGATCACCGGATTGGCGGGACTCGCGGCGGGCGCTTTCTCGATGGCCGCGGGCGAGTACACCTCCGTCGCCTCCCAGCGGGAGCTGGTCCAGGCGGAGCTGGACGTCGAGCGGCTGGAGCTGCGCCGCAACCCCAAGGACGAGCTGCGCGAACTGGCCGCGCTGTACGTCGCCCGGGGCGTCGAGCCGGAGCTGGCCGAAGAGGTGGCCCGGCAGATGTCCAGGGACCCGGAGCAGGCCCTGGAGATCCACGCCCGCGAGGAGCTGGGCGTCGACCCGACCGACCTTCCGTCGCCGCTGGTGGCGGCCGGTTCCTCGTTCCTGTCCTTCGGCGTGGGCGCCCTGCTGCCGGTGCTCCCGTACCTGATCGGCGCAACGGTGGTCTGGCCCGCGGTGATCGTCGCGCTGTTCGGTCTCTTCCTCTGCGGGGCGGCTGTGGCCCGTGTGACGGCGCGCAGCTGGTGGTTCAGCGGACTTCGGCAGCTCGTCTTGGGCGGAGCCGCCGCCGGGGTTACCTTCGTTCTGGGCGCGCTGTTCGGCACCGCCGTCGGCTGA
- a CDS encoding DsbA family protein, with protein sequence MSEKNREGKRSARDRLQEQRAEDERRHKRKRTLIVAGSVVGVLAVGAVIGVVVAGSSGGSGAPAVTPVGATGKDKLALPNGASDAPSTLTVYEDFRCPACAAYENELRDTIHGLQDQGQLKVEYHLVRLIDGNLGGTGSLNAANAAACAQDEGKFRAYHDVLYQNQPQENDDHFADKTYLLELAGKVPGLKTDAFTTCVKDGTYDDWVNANNEAFGAAGFNSTPTILLNGGENLLAKGQPNLTADRLKQLVTEANKGKKPGTATQGATPPSASGSPGAPGSASGSAPAGGSPAASQGG encoded by the coding sequence GTGAGCGAGAAGAACCGTGAAGGAAAGCGCAGTGCCCGGGACCGGCTGCAGGAGCAGCGCGCGGAGGACGAGCGCCGGCACAAGCGCAAGAGGACGCTGATCGTCGCGGGCTCCGTGGTGGGGGTCCTGGCCGTCGGCGCCGTCATCGGGGTCGTGGTGGCGGGCAGCAGCGGTGGTTCCGGCGCCCCGGCCGTCACCCCGGTGGGCGCGACCGGCAAGGACAAGCTGGCCCTCCCCAACGGCGCGAGCGACGCCCCGTCCACCCTGACCGTGTACGAGGACTTCCGGTGCCCGGCCTGCGCGGCCTACGAGAACGAACTCCGCGACACCATCCACGGCCTCCAGGACCAGGGCCAGCTCAAGGTCGAGTACCACCTCGTCCGGCTCATCGACGGGAACCTGGGCGGCACCGGCTCGCTCAACGCCGCCAACGCCGCGGCCTGCGCGCAGGACGAGGGCAAGTTCCGCGCCTACCACGACGTCCTCTACCAGAACCAGCCGCAGGAGAACGACGACCACTTCGCCGACAAGACCTACCTGCTGGAGCTGGCGGGCAAGGTGCCGGGGCTGAAGACCGACGCCTTCACCACCTGCGTGAAGGACGGCACGTACGACGACTGGGTGAACGCCAACAACGAGGCCTTCGGCGCCGCCGGCTTCAACTCCACGCCCACCATCCTGCTCAACGGCGGGGAGAACCTGCTCGCCAAGGGGCAGCCCAACCTGACCGCGGACCGGCTGAAGCAGCTGGTCACCGAGGCCAACAAGGGCAAGAAGCCCGGCACCGCGACGCAGGGCGCCACCCCGCCGAGCGCGTCCGGGTCGCCCGGTGCGCCGGGATCGGCGAGCGGCTCCGCGCCCGCGGGAGGCTCGCCCGCGGCCTCGCAGGGCGGCTGA
- a CDS encoding TIGR02234 family membrane protein, with amino-acid sequence MSSSVPQPVPRPRTVAEPAAEPAPRPAAGRGSLVLALASGVAGAAVVLLASGKTWQKGSAPFAGGGMPVSVSGHQVTGVPGALALVGLAALVAVFAVRGAARLLVGGLLALCGAGALAAALLALGDTAALDAAAATASGLSRTTVTGATTSAWPGVCATGGALLLFAGAVALLRARTWPGMSNRYDRDTPGASQPVRTAAPAAGEERPEDLWKALDRGEDPTEAP; translated from the coding sequence GTGAGCAGTTCCGTACCCCAGCCCGTACCCCGGCCCCGCACCGTCGCAGAACCGGCCGCCGAGCCCGCACCCCGCCCGGCGGCCGGCCGCGGCAGCCTCGTCCTCGCCCTGGCGAGCGGCGTGGCCGGCGCCGCGGTCGTGCTGCTGGCCTCGGGCAAGACCTGGCAGAAGGGCAGCGCCCCGTTCGCCGGCGGCGGGATGCCCGTCAGTGTCTCCGGCCACCAGGTCACCGGGGTGCCGGGCGCGCTCGCGCTGGTGGGACTCGCCGCCCTCGTGGCGGTCTTCGCCGTACGGGGAGCGGCCCGGCTGCTCGTCGGCGGGCTGCTCGCGCTGTGCGGGGCCGGGGCCCTCGCGGCGGCGCTGCTCGCGCTCGGCGACACCGCGGCCCTGGACGCCGCCGCGGCGACCGCCAGCGGCCTCAGCCGTACGACCGTCACCGGGGCCACCACCAGCGCCTGGCCGGGCGTCTGCGCGACCGGTGGCGCGCTGCTGCTGTTCGCAGGCGCCGTCGCCCTCCTCCGCGCGCGGACCTGGCCCGGGATGTCGAACCGGTACGACCGCGACACCCCGGGGGCGTCGCAGCCCGTCCGTACCGCCGCACCCGCCGCCGGCGAGGAGCGCCCCGAGGACCTGTGGAAGGCGCTGGACCGCGGCGAGGACCCCACCGAGGCGCCCTGA
- a CDS encoding DUF2752 domain-containing protein: MTETAARPKPIALAAPLGVLGGVAAAFAYVGTFDPNEAGHYPVCPLLHYTGLYCPGCGGLRSAYAVMHGDFGTAFGLNALAVAGYLLFAVVWTVWLTRTLRGRPFPLALRAVHWWAITGVVLLFTVVRNLPFGTALAP; the protein is encoded by the coding sequence GTGACCGAGACCGCCGCCAGGCCGAAGCCGATTGCCCTCGCCGCCCCGCTGGGCGTGCTCGGCGGTGTCGCCGCCGCCTTCGCGTACGTCGGCACCTTCGACCCGAACGAGGCCGGGCACTACCCGGTCTGCCCCCTGCTGCACTACACGGGCCTGTACTGCCCCGGCTGCGGCGGACTGCGCAGCGCGTACGCGGTCATGCACGGCGACTTCGGCACGGCGTTCGGCCTCAACGCGCTGGCCGTGGCGGGCTACCTGCTCTTCGCCGTGGTGTGGACGGTCTGGCTCACCCGGACGCTGCGCGGCCGGCCCTTCCCGCTCGCGCTGCGGGCCGTCCACTGGTGGGCGATCACGGGTGTCGTGCTGCTCTTCACCGTCGTCCGGAACCTTCCGTTCGGGACCGCGCTGGCGCCCTGA
- the trpC gene encoding indole-3-glycerol phosphate synthase TrpC, translated as MSVLDEIIDGVREDLAERQARVSLDELKERAAKARDAKDGVAALRGDSVKVICEVKRSSPSKGALAAIADPAGLAADYEAGGAAVISVLTEQRRFGGSLADLEAVRAKVDIPVLRKDFIVTAYQLWEARAYGADLALLIVAALEQDALVSLIERAGSIGLTPLVEVHDEEEVERAVDAGARIIGVNARNLKTLEVDRGTFARVAPEIPDHIVKVAESGVRGPHDLIAYANDGADAVLVGESLVTGRDPKAAVADLVAAGAHPALRHGRG; from the coding sequence GTGAGTGTGCTCGACGAGATCATCGACGGAGTCCGCGAGGACCTCGCCGAGCGGCAGGCCCGGGTCTCCCTCGACGAGCTCAAGGAGCGGGCGGCGAAGGCGCGCGACGCCAAGGACGGCGTGGCGGCCCTGCGCGGGGACAGCGTCAAGGTCATCTGCGAGGTCAAGCGGTCCAGCCCCTCCAAGGGTGCTCTGGCCGCCATCGCCGACCCCGCGGGCCTGGCCGCGGACTACGAGGCGGGCGGCGCCGCCGTCATCTCGGTCCTCACCGAGCAGCGCCGCTTCGGCGGCTCGCTGGCCGACCTCGAGGCCGTCCGGGCCAAGGTCGACATCCCCGTGCTCCGCAAGGACTTCATCGTCACCGCCTACCAGCTCTGGGAGGCCCGCGCCTACGGTGCCGACCTGGCGCTGCTGATCGTCGCGGCGCTGGAGCAGGACGCGCTGGTCTCCCTGATCGAGCGGGCCGGGTCCATCGGGCTCACCCCGCTGGTCGAGGTGCACGACGAGGAGGAGGTCGAGCGCGCCGTCGACGCGGGCGCCCGCATCATCGGCGTCAACGCGCGCAACCTCAAGACCCTCGAGGTCGACCGCGGCACCTTCGCCCGCGTCGCCCCGGAGATCCCGGACCACATCGTCAAGGTGGCCGAGTCCGGCGTCCGCGGCCCGCACGACCTCATCGCCTACGCCAACGACGGCGCCGACGCCGTCCTCGTCGGCGAGTCCCTGGTGACCGGCCGCGACCCCAAGGCCGCCGTGGCCGACCTCGTGGCCGCCGGCGCGCACCCCGCGCTGCGCCACGGACGGGGCTGA
- the trpA gene encoding tryptophan synthase subunit alpha, translated as MSGQIELLDRTLAGARAEGRAALVAYLPAGFPTVEGGIEAAKAALEGGADVLEIGLPHSDPVLDGPVIQTADDIALRGGVRIKDVLRTVREAHAATGKPILVMTYWNPVDRYGTERFAAELAEAGGAGCILPDLPVEESEVWRKAAEQHGLATVFVVAPSSRDERLAKITAAGSGFVYAASLMGVTGTRESVGAEAADLVRRTRAQTELPVCVGLGVSNAAQAAEVAGFADGVIVGSAFVKRLLDAPDLEQGLAGVRELAADLAQGVRR; from the coding sequence GTGAGCGGGCAGATCGAGCTGCTGGACCGGACCCTGGCCGGGGCCAGGGCCGAGGGGCGCGCCGCCCTGGTGGCCTACCTCCCGGCCGGCTTCCCGACCGTGGAGGGCGGCATCGAGGCGGCGAAGGCGGCCCTGGAGGGCGGTGCCGACGTCCTCGAGATCGGCCTGCCGCACAGCGACCCCGTGCTGGACGGCCCGGTCATCCAGACCGCGGACGACATCGCGCTGCGCGGCGGCGTGCGGATCAAGGACGTGCTGCGCACGGTGCGGGAGGCGCACGCCGCGACCGGGAAGCCGATCCTGGTCATGACGTACTGGAACCCGGTGGACCGCTACGGCACCGAGCGTTTCGCCGCCGAGCTGGCCGAGGCGGGCGGCGCGGGCTGCATCCTGCCGGACCTGCCGGTGGAGGAGTCCGAGGTGTGGCGGAAGGCCGCCGAGCAGCACGGACTGGCCACCGTCTTCGTGGTCGCCCCGAGCAGCCGGGACGAACGGCTGGCGAAGATCACGGCGGCGGGCTCCGGCTTCGTCTACGCGGCCTCGCTGATGGGCGTCACCGGCACCCGCGAGAGCGTCGGCGCCGAGGCGGCCGACCTGGTGCGGCGCACCCGCGCCCAGACCGAACTGCCGGTCTGCGTGGGCCTGGGCGTCTCCAACGCCGCCCAGGCGGCCGAGGTGGCGGGCTTCGCGGACGGGGTGATCGTCGGCTCGGCGTTCGTCAAGCGGCTGCTCGACGCGCCGGACCTGGAGCAGGGCCTGGCCGGGGTGCGCGAGCTGGCGGCGGACCTCGCCCAGGGTGTCCGCCGGTAG